The Anopheles coluzzii chromosome 2, AcolN3, whole genome shotgun sequence genome window below encodes:
- the LOC120953767 gene encoding cuticle protein-like, producing MAFKFVVFAALVAVARAGLIASPAVSYAAAPAYVAAAPVAKVAYAAAPIAKVAYAAQPEEYDANPQYSFSYGISDALTGDSKSQQESRSGDVVQGSYSVVDPDGTKRTVEYTADPHNGFNAVVHREPLAAKTIVAAAPVATKVIAQPAVAYAAPVAKTISYAAPVAKTISYAAPVATKTYVAQPTLSYAAPVAKTYVSQPALSYAAPAYASYH from the exons ATGGCCTTCAAG TTTGTCGTGTTCGCCGCTCTGGTGGCTGTTGCCCGCGCTGGATTGATTGCCTCGCCCGCTGTCAGCTATGCCGCTGCGCCGGCCTACGTTGCTGCTGCCCCGGTCGCCAAGGTCGCTTATGCCGCTGCCCCGATCGCCAAGGTCGCGTACGCCGCCCAGCCAGAGGAGTACGACGCGAACCCGCAGTACTCGTTCTCGTACGGCATCTCGGACGCCCTGACCGGAGACTCCAAGTCCCAGCAGGAGTCGCGCAGCGGAGATGTTGTCCAGGGATCGTACTCCGTCGTTGACCCCGATGGCACCAAGCGTACCGTCGAGTACACGGCCGACCCGCACAACGGATTCAACGCTGTCGTCCACCGTGAGCCGCTGGCCGCCAAGACCATCGTCGCTGCTGCCCCGGTCGCCACCAAGGTCATTGCTCAGCCCGCCGTCGCTTATGCCGCTCCGGTAGCTAAGACCATCTCGTACGCCGCCCCGGTAGCCAAGACCATCTCGTACGCCGCTCCGGTCGCCACCAAGACCTACGTCGCGCAACCGACTCTCTCGTACGCCGCCCCAGTGGCCAAGACCTACGTGTCGCAGCCGGCTCTGTCGTACGCCGCCCCGGCTTACGCTTCCTACCACTAA
- the LOC120953765 gene encoding cuticle protein-like has protein sequence MAFKFLTFAALVAVARAGLIASPAVSYAAAPALVAAPVAKVAYAAAPIAKVAYAAQPEEYDANPQYSFSYGISDALTGDSKSQQESRSGDVVQGSYSVVDPDGTKRTVEYTADPHNGFNAVVHREPLAAKTIVAAAPVATKVIAQPAVAYAAPVAKTISYAAPVATKTYVAQPALSYAAPLTKTYVSQPALSYAAPVAKTISYSAPLATKTYVSQPAISYAAPLATKTYVSQPALSYAAPAYAYHH, from the exons ATGGCCTTCAAG TTCCTGACTTTCGCCGCTCTGGTCGCCGTTGCCCGCGCTGGCCTCATTGCCTCGCCAGCAGTTTCCTACGCTGCTGCTCCGGCCCTCGTTGCTGCCCCAGTCGCCAAGGTCGCTTATGCCGCTGCCCCGATCGCCAAGGTCGCGTACGCTGCCCAGCCAGAGGAGTACGACGCGAACCCGCAGTACTCGTTCTCGTACGGCATCTCGGACGCCCTGACCGGAGACTCCAAGTCCCAGCAGGAGTCGCGCAGCGGAGATGTTGTCCAGGGATCGTACTCCGTCGTTGACCCCGATGGCACCAAGCGTACCGTCGAGTACACGGCCGACCCGCACAACGGATTCAACGCTGTCGTCCACCGTGAGCCGCTGGCCGCCAAGACCATCGTCGCTGCTGCCCCGGTCGCCACCAAGGTCATTGCTCAGCCCGCCGTCGCTTATGCCGCCCCGGTAGCCAAGACCATCTCGTACGCCGCCCCGGTCGCCACCAAGACCTACGTCGCGCAGCCAGCTCTGTCTTATGCCGCCCCTCTGACCAAGACCTACGTGTCGCAGCCAGCTCTGTCCTATGCCGCACCAGTGGCCAAGACCATCTCTTACTCCGCTCCTCTGGCCACGAAGACCTACGTGTCGCAGCCGGCTATCTCTTACGCCGCTCCTCTGGCCACGAAGACCTACGTGTCGCAGCCGGCTCTGTCGTACGCCGCCCCGGCCTACGCTTACCACCACTAA